From one Triticum aestivum cultivar Chinese Spring chromosome 4B, IWGSC CS RefSeq v2.1, whole genome shotgun sequence genomic stretch:
- the LOC123089470 gene encoding protein STAR1-like, with product MGSASDDSSREHLLDVADGPKIRVRGLSRRSEATGEAILRGVDLDVPRGVVMGVIGPSGSGKSTLLRALNRLWEPAPGAVALDGADICGMDVLALRRKVGMLFQLPVMFDGTVADNVRYGPQLRGKKLTEAEVEGLLRLADLDPARSSRPASELSVGQAQRVALARTLANDPEVLLLDEPTSALDPISTQNIEEAIVRLKETGGLTTVIVSHSVKQIQRVADLVCLVVDGEVVEVLAPSGLAGAKHPVARRFLELS from the exons ATGGGCTCAGCTTCAG ATGACAGTAGCAGGGAGCATCTGCTGGACGTCGCCGATGGGCCCAAGATACGGGTGCGCGGGCTGAGCCGGCGGTCGGAGGCGACCGGCGAGGCGATCCTGCGCGGGGTGGACCTGGACGTGCCGCGCGGGGTGGTGATGGGCGTCATCGGCCCCAGCGGCAGCGGCAAGTCCACGCTGCTCCGCGCGCTCAACCGCCTCTGGGAGCCCGCCCCCGGCGCCGTGGCCCTCGACGGTGCCGACATCTGCGGCATGGACGTCCTCGCGCTCCGGCGCAAGGTCGGCATGCTCTTCCAGCTCCCCGTCATGTTCGACG GGACAGTGGCGGACAACGTGCGGTACGGGCCACAGCTGCGGGGCAAGAAGCTCACGGAAGCGGAGGTGGAGGGCCTGCTGCGCCTGGCCGACCTCGACCCCGCCAGGTCCTCCAGGCCGGCGTCGGAGCTGTCCGTCGGCCAGGCGCAGCGCGTCGCCCTGGCCCGCACCCTCGCCAACGACCCGGAGGTGCTGCTGCTGGACGAGCCGACGAGCGCGCTGGACCCGATATCCACGCAGAACATCGAGGAGGCCATCGTGCGGCTCAAGGAGACGGGGGGTCTCACGACGGTGATCGTCTCGCACAGCGTGAAGCAGATCCAGCGAGTCGCCGACCTGGTCtgcctcgtcgtcgacggcgagGTCGTGGAGGTGCTCGCGCCGTCCGGCCTGGCCGGGGCCAAGCACCCCGTGGCCCGGCGCTTCCTGGAGCTCAGCTGA